From Paucibacter aquatile, the proteins below share one genomic window:
- the ugpQ gene encoding glycerophosphodiester phosphodiesterase, with protein MNIASTPAWPLPFWIAHRGAGKLAPENTLAAFRLGAAHGYRAFECDVKLSLDGVPFLLHDSSLRRTSTGSGLASAQSWSDLSRLDAGSWHSRAHAGEPLASLEAVARFVQANRFGLNLELKPTPGQERLTGQVVGREVLRLWGGVEAHLPLLSSFEPVALEGARETAPGVPRGLLLDSPRESWLDEAQSLGCVAVITNYRLMDAARVQAIHAAGMKALVYTANDESVVAWLRANGVDGIITDAVDRFAPGD; from the coding sequence ATGAACATCGCGTCCACGCCCGCCTGGCCCCTGCCCTTCTGGATCGCCCACCGCGGCGCCGGCAAGCTGGCACCCGAGAACACCCTGGCCGCCTTCCGCCTCGGTGCCGCCCATGGCTACCGGGCTTTTGAGTGCGATGTGAAGCTGAGCCTGGACGGCGTTCCCTTCCTGCTGCACGACAGCAGCCTGCGCCGCACCAGCACGGGCTCGGGCCTGGCCAGCGCGCAGAGCTGGTCGGACCTGAGCCGCCTGGACGCTGGCAGTTGGCACAGCCGCGCTCATGCGGGCGAGCCCCTGGCCAGCCTGGAGGCCGTGGCCCGCTTCGTCCAAGCCAACCGCTTTGGCCTCAATCTGGAACTCAAACCGACGCCGGGCCAGGAGCGCCTGACCGGCCAGGTCGTGGGCCGCGAAGTGCTGCGGCTTTGGGGCGGTGTGGAGGCGCACTTACCCCTGCTCAGCTCTTTCGAGCCCGTCGCCCTGGAAGGTGCCCGCGAGACTGCCCCCGGCGTGCCGCGCGGACTCTTGCTCGACAGCCCGCGCGAAAGCTGGCTTGACGAGGCGCAAAGCCTGGGCTGCGTGGCCGTCATCACCAACTACCGCCTGATGGACGCGGCGCGCGTGCAAGCCATCCACGCGGCCGGCATGAAGGCCCTGGTCTACACCGCCAACGACGAATCGGTCGTGGCCTGGCTGCGGGCCAACGGGGTGGACGGCATCATCACCGACGCGGTGGATCGCTTCGCGCCCGGCGACTGA
- a CDS encoding FAD-binding domain-containing protein, whose translation MDDDTIGKSWHRPSRAHGHELRAPESATEPSLAAARARIAVVDPAAYARSRNALDGAVTGLSPYLTHGLVSLAEVLAGVQQRHALEVQHKLVFELGWRAYFRHVWQHRGEAIFASLHEGPLPDAAYARELPADVREARTGVPVIDQAVRTLYETGLLHNHARMWLASYLVHVRKIHWRSGADWLYGHLLDGDLASNHLSWQWVAGTGSRKPYLFNAENVARYAPASWHSPGTVIDASYEALDQLARQPQPALLEGTTERPAPREAPTLLSAPPPGLAIQSPDASQVAGREVWLVHPWSLGALPADLPPDTRVIGLWLQDFHQVWPWSERRWRWVAARMAELGAVMWWTDAAALGQALSGARRVRCRAEPHLQAWLPRWAECLPDPALFPEVTPCCASFSAWWTRSTRGLSSTEDLLSREPR comes from the coding sequence ATGGACGACGACACGATAGGCAAGAGCTGGCACCGGCCCTCGCGGGCCCATGGCCATGAACTGCGGGCGCCTGAGTCAGCCACCGAGCCCAGCCTGGCCGCTGCGCGGGCGCGCATCGCGGTGGTTGACCCGGCGGCGTATGCGCGCAGTCGCAATGCACTTGACGGCGCGGTCACCGGTTTGTCGCCCTACCTCACCCATGGCTTGGTGAGCCTGGCCGAGGTCCTGGCCGGCGTGCAGCAGCGCCATGCGCTGGAGGTGCAGCACAAGCTGGTGTTCGAGCTCGGCTGGCGCGCTTACTTTCGCCACGTCTGGCAGCACCGGGGCGAGGCGATTTTTGCCTCGCTGCACGAAGGGCCTCTGCCCGATGCGGCCTATGCCCGCGAGCTGCCGGCCGATGTGCGCGAGGCCCGCACTGGTGTGCCGGTGATCGACCAGGCGGTTCGCACGCTCTACGAGACCGGCCTGCTGCACAACCACGCGCGCATGTGGCTGGCCAGCTATCTGGTCCATGTGCGCAAGATCCACTGGCGCAGCGGCGCCGACTGGCTCTACGGCCATTTGCTCGACGGTGATCTGGCCAGCAACCACCTGAGCTGGCAATGGGTGGCCGGCACCGGCAGCCGCAAGCCCTATTTGTTCAATGCCGAGAATGTGGCGCGTTATGCCCCCGCAAGCTGGCACAGCCCGGGCACGGTGATCGATGCCAGCTACGAAGCCCTCGATCAGCTGGCGCGTCAACCCCAGCCGGCGCTGCTGGAGGGAACGACCGAGCGGCCGGCCCCGAGGGAAGCACCCACCTTGCTGTCCGCGCCACCCCCGGGTTTGGCGATCCAGTCACCCGATGCGAGCCAGGTGGCTGGCCGCGAGGTGTGGCTGGTGCACCCCTGGAGCCTGGGCGCGCTGCCGGCCGACTTGCCGCCCGACACTCGGGTGATCGGCCTCTGGCTGCAGGACTTCCACCAGGTCTGGCCCTGGAGCGAGCGGCGCTGGCGCTGGGTGGCTGCACGCATGGCCGAGCTGGGCGCGGTGATGTGGTGGACGGATGCCGCGGCGCTGGGGCAGGCCTTGAGCGGCGCGCGCCGGGTGCGCTGCCGCGCCGAGCCGCATCTTCAAGCCTGGCTGCCCCGCTGGGCCGAGTGCCTGCCCGATCCGGCGCTCTTTCCAGAGGTGACGCCGTGCTGTGCGTCCTTCTCGGCCTGGTGGACCCGCAGCACGCGTGGCCTCAGCAGCACCGAAGACTTGCTGTCGAGGGAACCACGATGA
- a CDS encoding GNAT family N-acetyltransferase, which translates to MSGPPDAAAFQRLYDSTGWAGGVEREPLFYARALAGSWAQCAAYAGEELVGFGRVISDGVLHAFITEMIVLPPWQGQGLGAQLLDRLVQHCLQQGLRDIQLFCAEGKQAFYEKGGFTPRLPGRPGMQYTRCAEASESPVSPASPE; encoded by the coding sequence ATGAGTGGCCCGCCAGACGCCGCGGCCTTTCAGCGGCTGTACGACAGCACCGGCTGGGCCGGAGGCGTGGAGCGGGAACCTTTGTTTTATGCGCGCGCCCTGGCGGGTTCCTGGGCGCAGTGTGCGGCCTATGCCGGTGAGGAGCTGGTGGGCTTCGGTCGGGTGATCTCGGATGGGGTTCTGCACGCCTTCATCACCGAGATGATCGTGCTGCCACCCTGGCAGGGACAGGGCCTGGGTGCGCAGCTGCTCGATCGCCTGGTTCAACATTGCCTGCAGCAGGGCTTGCGCGACATCCAGCTCTTCTGCGCCGAGGGCAAGCAAGCCTTTTACGAGAAGGGCGGTTTCACGCCGCGGCTGCCGGGCCGACCGGGCATGCAGTACACGCGATGTGCTGAGGCCTCCGAATCGCCCGTATCGCCAGCATCGCCTGAATAG
- a CDS encoding thiol-disulfide oxidoreductase DCC family protein — MKPKTCEPAPSDSLTVLFDGACPLCRREIALYRGQAEGQPVCFADVSDPAQVLPAGRTQAELLARFHVQLPDGRLLSGAEAFLALWARLPGWRWLAWLGRLPGVARLMEWAYLGFLRVRPAVQRGFRRWKPD; from the coding sequence ATGAAGCCGAAAACCTGTGAGCCCGCGCCCAGCGATTCGCTGACCGTGCTTTTCGACGGCGCCTGCCCTTTGTGCCGGCGCGAGATCGCGCTCTACCGCGGCCAGGCCGAGGGTCAGCCGGTCTGCTTTGCCGATGTCAGCGACCCGGCCCAGGTCTTGCCGGCAGGGCGCACGCAGGCGGAGCTGCTGGCGCGCTTCCATGTGCAGCTGCCCGACGGGCGCTTGCTTAGCGGCGCCGAGGCTTTTCTGGCCCTGTGGGCGCGGCTGCCCGGCTGGCGCTGGCTGGCCTGGCTGGGGCGGTTGCCTGGCGTGGCGCGTTTGATGGAGTGGGCTTACCTTGGTTTCTTGCGCGTGCGGCCGGCCGTGCAGCGGGGATTTCGGCGCTGGAAGCCCGACTGA